A single Xiphias gladius isolate SHS-SW01 ecotype Sanya breed wild chromosome 22, ASM1685928v1, whole genome shotgun sequence DNA region contains:
- the ankrd28b gene encoding serine/threonine-protein phosphatase 6 regulatory ankyrin repeat subunit A, whose protein sequence is MVVLKIRDQPALLKAIFNVDPDEVRSLIFKKEDVNAQDNEKRTPLHAAAYLGDAEIIELLILSGARVNAKDNKWLTPLHRAVASCSEEAVQVLLKHSADVNARDKNWQTPLHIAAANKAVRCAEALVPLLSNVNVSDRAGRTALHHAAFSGHLEMVRLLLSRGANINAFDKKDRRAIHWAAYMGHIEVVKLLSSHGAEVACKDKKSYTPLHAAASSGMISVVKYLLDLGVDINEPNAYGNTPLHVACYNGQDVVVNELIECGANVNQVNEKGFAPLHFTAASRHGALCLELLVCNGADVNIKSKDGKTPLHMTAIHGRFSRSQAIIENGAEIDCEDKNGNTPLHIAARYGHELLINTLITNRADTAKRGVHGMFPLHLAALSGFSDCCRKLLSSGFDIDTPDDFGRTCLHAAAAGGNLECLNLLLNTGADFNRKDSFGRTPLHYAAANCNYQCLFALVGSGASVNDLDERGCTPLHYAAASDTDGKCLEYLLRNDANPGIRDNQGYNAVHYASAYGHRLCLELIASETPLDVLMETSGTDILNDSDVRAPVSPLHLAAYHGHHHAMEVLVQSLLDLDVRNSQGRTPLDLAAFKGHVECVDVLINQGASILVTDFTLKRTPIHAAATNGHSECLRLLIGNSDLQSAVDIQDGNGQTPLMLSVLSGHTDCVYSLLNKGASVEAKDKWGRTALHRGAVTGHEECVEALLQHSANFLVRDCKGRTPIHLAAACGHTGVLGGLLHAAQSVETLPVLTDNQGYTPLHWACYNGHDTCVEVLLEQEVFHKAEGNSFSPLHCAVIHDNEGAAEMLIDTLGSAIVNTKDSKNRTPLHAAAFTDHVECLQLLLSHNAQVNSVDTAGKTPLMMAAENGQTNAVELLVSSAKADLTLQDAVKNTALHLACSKGHETSALLILEKITDRNLINATNAALQTPLHVAARNGLTVVVQELLAKGASVLAVDENGYTPALACAPNKDVADCLALILATMMPVSPCTPATTLPFSAINHYTASPSKSVTFDSLPVLRSEHSSYCSFNNISHHEGFYKDEELNDSDSETY, encoded by the exons ATGGTGGTCCTCAAAATTCGAGACCAG CCGGCTTTGCTGAAAGCTATTTTCAATGTGGACCCAGATGAAGTACGCTCACTCATATTCAAAAAAGAGGATGTGAATGCACAG GACAATGAGAAGCGGACTCCACTGCATGCTGCTGCCTATCTCGGAGATGCAGAAATTATAGAGCTGCTGATTCTTtcag GTGCCAGAGTAAATGCCAAAGATAACAAGTGGCTCACTCCTCTGCACCGAGCTGTGGCCTCCTGCAGTGAG GAGGCTGTCCAGGTTTTGCTGAAACACTCTGCGGACGTGAACGCCAGAGACAAGAACTGGCAGACGCCGCTTCACATCGCTGCAGCCAATAAGGCTGTCCGCTGCGCTGAAGCCCTGGTCCCACTCCTCAGCAATGTGAATGTTTCAGATAGAGCAGGCCGGACTGCCCTGCACCATGCAGCCTTCAGCGGTCATCTGGAG ATGGTGAGGCTCTTGCTCTCCAGAGGAGCAAACATCAATGCCTTTGACAAAAAGGACCGCCGTGCAATCCACTGGGCAGCCTATATGG GGCACATAGAAGTGGTGAAGCTGCTGTCATCTCATGGAGCTGAGGTGGCCTGCAAAGATAAGAAATCGTACACTCCCCTACATGCAGCAGCCTCCAGTGGAATGATTAGTGTTGTGAAATACCTCCTGGACTTGGGGGTGGAT ATCAATGAGCCCAATGCGTATGGCAACACACCCCTCCACGTGGCCTGCTACAATGGGCAGGACGTGGTGGTGAACGAGCTCATTGAATGTGGAGCTAACGTCAACCAGGTGAACGAGAAGGGCTTTGCACCTCTCCATTTTACAGCCGCTTCACGCCATGGGGCACTCTGTCTTGAGTTGCTAGTGTGCAATGGGGCTGATGTCAACATCAAG AGTAAAGATGGTAAGACTCCCCTCCACATGACAGCCATCCATGGGAGGTTTTCTAGGTCTCAAGCAATCATTGAGAATG GTGCTGAGATTGACTGTgaagataaaaatggaaatacaccACTGCACATTGCAGCCCGATACGGACACGAGCTCCTCATCAACACCCTCATCACCAACAGAGCTGACACAGCCAA ACGAGGGGTTCACGGTATGTTCCCACTGCATTTGGCTGCTCTCAGTGGATTCTCTGACTGCTGCCGAAAGCTCCTGTCCTCAG GCTTTGATATTGATACTCCTGATGACTTCGGAAGGACCTGTTTacatgctgcagctgctggagg AAACCTGGAATGTCTCAATCTTCTCCTCAACACGGGTGCAGACTTTAATAGGAAGGATAGCTTTGGCAG GACCCCTCTGCACTACGCTGCTGCCAACTGTAACTACCAGTGCCTGTTTGCTCTGGTGGGCTCTGGGGCCAGCGTCAATGACCTAGACGAACGGGGCTGCACTCCTCTTCACTATGCCGCTGCCTCTGACACAGATGGAAA GTGCCTGGAATACTTACTGCGAAATGATGCAAATCCAGGGATCCGGGACAATCAGGGCTACAATGCTGTGCACTACGCCTCGGCGTACGGACATCGTCTCTGTCTGGAGCTG ATTGCAAGTGAAACACCTCTAGATGTG CTAATGGAAACCTCAGGGACAGACATCCTTAATGACTCTGATGTCAGAGCTCCTGTCAGCCCCTTGCACCTTGCT GCATACCATGGTCACCACCATGCTATGGAGGTTCTGGTGCAGTCTCTGCTGGATCTTGATGTGAGAAACAGCCAAGGGCGCACACCCTTAGACCTGGCTGCCTTTAAGGGCCATGTAGAGTGTGTGGACGTCCTAATCAACCAAGGAGCCTCCATCCTTGTCACAGACTTTACCTTGAAGCGAACCCCCATCCATGCTGCAG CTACCAATGGTCATTCAGAATGTTTGCGTCTGCTGATTGGAAATTCTGACCTTCAAAGTGCAGTAGATATTCAAGATGGAAATGGACA AACACCTCTGATGCTGTCGGTCCTGAGTGGACACACAGATTGTGTGTATTCTCTCTTAAATAAGGGAGCCAGTGTAGAAGCCAAAGACAAGTGGGGCAGGACGGCCCTGCATAGAGGA GCAGTGACTGGTCATGAGGAATGTGTGGAGGCCTTACTTCAGCACAGCGCCAACTTCCTGGTGCGAGACTGTAAAGGTCGCACACCGATCCACCTGGCAGCAGCGTGTGGACACACTGGGGTACTGGGAGGTCTGCTGCATGCTGCCCAATCAGTGGAAACACTCCCTGTCTTAACAGACAACCAAGGCTACACCCCACTGCACTGGGCCTGCTACAATG GTCACGATACGTGTGTGGAGGTTTTGCTGGAACAAGAGGTTTTTCACAAGGCCGAAGGCAATTCTTTCAGCCCCCTGCACTGTGCTGT GATCCACGACAACGAAGGCGCAGCCGAGATGCTGATAGACACTCTGGGATCTGCCATTGTCAATACCAAAGACAGTAAAAACAG GACCCCCCTGCATGCAGCAGCCTTCACTGACCATGTGGAGtgtctccagctgctgctgagcCACAATGCTCAGGTCAACAGTGTTGACACCGCAGGGAAGACCCCACTCATGATGGCTGCTGAGAATGGGCAGACCAACGCTGTCG AACTGCTGGTGAGCAGTGCGAAAGCAGATCTCACTCTGCAGGATGCTGTAAAGAACACTGCACTTCATCTGGCCTGCAGTAAG GGACATGAAACCAGTGCCTTGTTGATATTGGAGAAGATTACAGACAGGAACCTCATAAATGCCACTAACGCCGCCTTACAGAC GCCTCTACATGTGGCTGCAAGAAATGGTCTGACTGTGGTGGTGCAGGAACTACTTGCAAAGGGAGCCAGTGTACTTGCAGTTGATGAAAACG GTTACACACCTGCCTTGGCTTGTGCCCCAAACAAAGATGTGGCAGACTGCCTAGCCCTAATCCTGGCCACCATGATGCCTGTGTCCCCCTGCACCCCGGCAACCACCCTTCCTTTCAGTGCCATTAACCATTACACCGCCAGCCCCTCCAAGAGCGTCACCTTCGACAGCCTGCCAGTGCTGCGCAGCGAGCACAGCTCCTACTGCAGCTTCAACAACATCAGCCATCACGAGGGCTTCTACAAGGACGAGGAGCTCAACGACTCGGATTCAGAGACGTACTGA
- the hacl1 gene encoding 2-hydroxyacyl-CoA lyase 1: MDEVTGAQLIAESLKAQSVEYMFGIVGVPVIEVAMAAQAAGIKYVGMRNEQAACYAASAIGFLTGRPGACLVVSGPGLIHALGGMANANMNCWPVVVIGGSSDRNQETAGAFQEFPQVEACRLYSKFSARPSSLEAIPLVIEKAVRTSMYGRPGACYVDIAGDMVNAKVDRSKVRVVSCCPPPPVSLADHGAITEAISVLKAAKRPLVIVGKGAAYGRAEIALREFVETSGLPFLPTPMGKGVLPDDHPNCVAAARSRALLQADVVLLLGARLNWILHFGLPPRFDPDVRVIQVDLCAEEMGNNVRPAAALLGDINAIVTQLLTCVHKDGWKYPSDTEWWSTLRDKIAANAKISKSLALQSTLPMNYYTVFHHVSQLLPHDCIIVSEGANTMDIGRTMLNNYLPRHRLDAGTFGTMGVGLGFAIAAAAVERSESKGRRIVCVEGDSAFGFSGMEVETICRYNLPVVIIVVNNNGIYSGVDPETWKEMAKMGDLTSVAPPVTLLPEARYDEIMAAFGGQGFLVRTVEELRSALQLSLTDWERPSLLNVLIDPSSDRKQQEFPWLTRSNL, from the exons ATGGACGAAGTGACAGGAGCTCAGCTGATTGCCGAGTCTCTGAAGGCTCAG AGCGTGGAGTACATGTTTGGGATAGTTGGAGTTCCTGTCATTGAAGTGGCCATGGCTGCTCAGGCTGCAGGAATCAAATACGTGGGAATGCGAAACGAACAAGcg GCATGCTATGCAGCCTCTGCCATTGGATTCCTTACAGGGAG ACCAGGTGCCTGCCTGGTGGTGTCTGGACCTGGACTCATTCATGCTCTGGGTGGAATGGCCAATGCTAACATGAACTGCTG GCCTGTGGTTGTTATTGGAGGGTCCTCAGATCGAAACCAGGAGACAGCAGGGGCCTTTCAGGAGTTTCCTCAG GTGGAAGCATGTCGCCTTTATAGCAAGTTCTCTGCCAGGCCCAGCAGTCTGGAAGCCATCCCCTTAGTTATAGAGAAG GCAGTTCGCACAAGCATGTATGGGCGTCCAGGGGCTTGTTACGTGGACATTGCAGGGGACATGGTCAATGCTAAAGTGGACAGGAGCAAAGTCAG AGTTGTGTCCTGTTGTCCACCTCCACCAGTGAGCTTGGCTGACCACGGTGCCATCACTGAGGCCATTTCTGTGCTGAAAGCAGCTAAAAGACCCCTAGTCATCGTTGGCAAAG GAGCAGCCTATGGTCGAGCAGAAATTGCTCTTCGGGAGTTTGTGGAAACGAGCGGTTTGCCGTTCCTGCCCACCCCCATGGGGAAAGGAGTGCTGCCTGATGATCACCCCAACTGTGTGGCTGCTGCCCGCTCAAG AGCTCTTCTTCAGGCCGATGTTGTGCTTCTGCTTGGGGCCAGGCTCAACTGGATTCTGCATTTTGGTCTGCCACCTAGATTTGACCCTGATGTCAGAGTCATCCAG GTTGACCTTTGTGCTGAGGAGATGGGGAACAATGTGAGGCCGGCTGCTGCTCTCCTGGGAGACATCAACGCTATTGTCACTCAG CTCCTGACGTGTGTACACAAAGATGGCTGGAAATATCCCTCTGATACAGAGTGGTGGAGCACACTGAGGGACAAAATTGCTGCtaatgcaaaaatatcaaag TCTCTGGCTCTGCAGTCAACATTGCCCATGAACTACTACACAGTGTTTCACCACGTCTCCCAgctgctgccacatgactgCATCATTGTCAGCGAGGGGGCTAACACCATGGACATAGGACGCACTATGTTGAACAACTACCTACCTCGACACAG GTTGGATGCTGGCACCTTTGGAACAATGGGAGTAGGTCTTGGGTTTGCGATAGCCGCAGCCGCCGTGGAGAGGAGTGAGAGTAAAGGCAGAAGGATTGTCTGTGTGGAGGGAGACAGTGCCTTTGGGTTTTCTGGCATGGAGGTTGAAACCATATGCAG GTATAACCTACCTGTGGTCATTATTGTGGTCAATAATAATGGTATATACAGCGGAGTTGATCCTGAGACTTGGaaagaaatggcaaaaatggGAGATCTGACCTCTGT GGCCCCACCTGTGACCCTCCTTCCTGAGGCACGCTATGATGAAATTATGGCAGCGTTTGGAGGTCAAGGCTTCCTGGTGAGGACGGTGGAGGAGCTGCGCAGTGCCTTACAGCTTAGCTTGACTGACTGGGAGAGACCGAGTCTCCTCAACGTGCTTATCGACCCTTCCtctgacagaaaacagcag GAGTTTCCTTGGCTCACACGCTCCAACTTATAG
- the colq gene encoding acetylcholinesterase collagenic tail peptide — MTLLTLGLYLPLWFCYGLAQSSFLGSFISFPAALRSQEQQKRFNPCCLLSPPPPPLFPPPPSLWRRHAHNEGISNNGAEPEPGNADKGSVCVRGTPGPAGPPGPQGPPGLPGIGGPRGEKGEIGRPGQKGRTGPPGLPGKQGPAGWPGPSGPKGDKGDSGLMGLPGARGPIGPRGLPGYRGEKGSRGDRGESGVKGDKGAMGFPGMLGQKGEMGPKGKPGISGNRGPTGRPGKRGKQGGKGDPGSVGPMGPAGPQGPQGHPGPPGSTATGLYMVGAKGARGPPGPPGKCSCGSLGSSPSDDYSSRGNYPKVPVIFVVSNEEELEHLQTDNALAFRKDQRSLYFKDIDGWLPIQTFPFQLMPFQSMENAPDDEGYCGDGTVQISNGEECDDRNRVVTDGCVKCKHAYCGDGYRYEGAEECDGKDFGYQTCNSYLPGSYGHLKCTPYCVIDSTNCKYFT, encoded by the exons ATGACTCTTCTAACACTTGGATTATATCTTCCActgtggttctgttatggcCTGGCTCAGTCTTCTTTTCTGggcagttttatttcattcccAGCAG CTCTCAGATCCCAGGAACAGCAGAAGAGATTCAACCCATGCTGTTTACTGAGTCCACCTCCACCCCCCCTGTTTCCTCCACCCCCTTCACTTTGGCGCCGCCACGCTCAT aatGAAGGCATTTCAAACAATGGTGCTGAGCCTGAGCCAGGCAATGCAGACAAAGGTTCTGTCTGTGTCCGAGGCACCCCTGGGCCTGCCGGTCCACCTGGACCTCAG GGTCCACCTGGTTTACCTGGGATAGGAGGACCTAGGGGAGAAAAG GGAGAAATTGGACGACCTGGGCAAAAG GGTCGGACGGGTCCTCCTGGACTTCCTGGGAAGCAGGGACCAGCTGGATGGCCAGGACCAAGTGGGCCCAAA GGTGACAAAGGTGACTCAGGGCTGATGGGTTTGCCTGGAGCCAGAGGACCAATTGGGCCAAGG GGTTTACCTGGGTATAGAGGTGAAAAG GGTTCTCGAGGTGATCGTGGTGAGAGTGGAGTAAAAGGCGACAAG GGTGCAATGGGTTTCCCAGGAATGCTTGGACAGAAA GGCGAAATGGGTCCAAAAGGAAAACCTGGAATCTCAGGAAACAGAGGACCCACCGGCCGACCAGGGAAGAGGGGCAAGCAG GGAGGGAAAGGTGACCCAGGCAGTGTTGGTCCTATGGGACCTGCAGGCCCACAGGGACCTCAAGGCCACCCTGGTCCGCCCGGTTCAACTGCCACAG GTCTTTACATGGTTGGCGCAAAGGGCGCACGTGGTCCACCAGGGCCTCCTGGAAAGTGCAGCTGCGGCTCACTCGGCAGTTCTCCATCTGATGATTATTCTTCCAGAGGAAACTATCCCAAAGTTCCAGTG ATATTTGTTGTAAGCAATGAGGAAGAACTAGAACACCTTCAGACCGATAATGCTCTTGCATTCCGCAAAGACCAGAGATCTCTCTATTTTAAAGACATTGATGGCTGGCTGCCAATCCAG ACTTTTCCATTCCAGCTGATGCCTTTCCAGTCCATGGAAAATGCACCTGACGACGAAGGTTACTGTGGTGACGGGACAGTGCAGATTTCCAATGGGGAGGAGTGTGATGACAGAAACAGAGTTGTCACTGACGGCTGCGTCA AGTGTAAACATGCATACTGTGGAGACGGATATCGCTATGAGGGGGCTGAGGAGTGTGATGGAAAAGACTTTGGATATCAGACATGCAATTCATATCTTCCAGG ATCATATGGTCACCTTAAGTGCACACCATACTGTGTTATTGACTCCACAAACTGCAAGTACTTCACTTGA